The genomic interval CCGGGCTGAGTGTTGCCATTCCGAGCCCGCCGCGGCGGGCGAGGAATCCCTGGCGCCACGTCCGCGTTCGGCCCGCTTGCCCGGACAGCAAAACGAAACCCCTCCATCCGGAGGGGTTTGTCAGACTCGATCCCGGCTATTTCTTTACGATCGCCTTGTAGCCGTCATGCCGCAAACGGTCTTGCATTACGGAAGCGTCGGAACGCGTCGGGTAGGGTCCCACCTGCACGCGATAGTAGCGATCGCCGGGCGCATTCATCACGAACACCGGATAGTTCTTCCGGCGCAGCGCCTTGACCATGGCATCGGCGTCGTCCTGCTTGGTCAGGGCTGCAACCTGCACCACGAAGCCGGCGGGCATCTTGGGTGTCGTGACCGTCGCAGACTTCGTCGGCTCGACCGTCGGCTGCGGCTTCTCTGCTACAGGCTTGGTGAGCGCCGGCTGGGCGTCCTTCTGCTCCACCGCTTTATAGAAAGTCAGATCCTGCTGGGCGGTCCCTGCGCAGTCGCTTCCCGTGCACTCGTTTGCTGCCGACGGCTTGCCGGCGCCGGTGGCATCGGTAGTCGGCGGGACCGTCACTCCTGCGGCCTCAAGCGTCGCCGCTTGCGCCGTCCCGGTGCTTCGTCCCAGCGTGTAGCCGAAGCCGAAAAACAGGGCGCACACCAGCACCAGGGCAAAAAAGATTCCCAGCAAACGTCCGGTTCCAAAGGTCGCTTCCGGCGCTTCTTCCGTTTCCGTGAGCAAGCTTTCGGTCAGTTCCATGTGCCTCATCTTAGGGCAAACTTGCGCCGAGCGGACCGGGCGGAACCTCGTTAGTTATTAGAAAGTTATCCCCTCGGGACCCGCGGGCTGGGATCCACGACCTAGCCCTTCTGGGCCTTCTCCATCAGCTTGGCGATTCCGCTGACGATGTCGATGGGCAATGGGAACACGAT from Terriglobales bacterium carries:
- a CDS encoding SPOR domain-containing protein; the protein is MELTESLLTETEEAPEATFGTGRLLGIFFALVLVCALFFGFGYTLGRSTGTAQAATLEAAGVTVPPTTDATGAGKPSAANECTGSDCAGTAQQDLTFYKAVEQKDAQPALTKPVAEKPQPTVEPTKSATVTTPKMPAGFVVQVAALTKQDDADAMVKALRRKNYPVFVMNAPGDRYYRVQVGPYPTRSDASVMQDRLRHDGYKAIVKK